One stretch of Passer domesticus isolate bPasDom1 chromosome 2, bPasDom1.hap1, whole genome shotgun sequence DNA includes these proteins:
- the LOC135295572 gene encoding apovitellenin-1-like isoform X1, whose translation MLHKTLIGGSSLWCELQNSSVGRYITFSQVPSPQRLQVLKSLCVESRTGTQTMLQSRALVIALILLLSTTLPEVQSKSIFEKDRRELLAIPETIASYFYEAVNKVSPKVSQFLLDTVQSPTVIAARQRIAKEATKISIMFEQLIEKIKTVWYTRVLGY comes from the exons ATGCTCCATAAGACACTCATAGGAGGGTCAAGCCTATGGTGTGAATTGCAGAATTCCAGTGTTGGGAGATACATTACCTTTTCCCAGGTGCCTTCACCACAGCGACTGCAGGTTCTAAA GTCTCTCTGTGTAGAGAGCAGAACTGGTACTCAAACCATGCTGCAATCCAGGGCATTGGTGATAGCTCTGATTCTGCTCCTTAGCACCACTCTCCCCG AAGTGCAGTCAAAGTCCATCTTTGAGAAAGACCGTCGTGAGTTGCTGGCCATCCCTGAGACTATTGCATCTTACTTCTATGAAGCTGTGAACAAGGTGTCCCCTAAAGTCAGCCAGTTCTTGTTGGATACTGTCCAGAGTCCAACAGTTATTGCGGCCAG ACAGAGAATCGCCAAAGAAGCAACTAAAATCAGTATAATGTTTGAACAGCTGATTGAAAAAATAAAGACCGTGTGGTACACAAGAGTCCTAGGCTATTAG
- the LOC135295572 gene encoding apovitellenin-1-like isoform X2: MLQSRALVIALILLLSTTLPEVQSKSIFEKDRRELLAIPETIASYFYEAVNKVSPKVSQFLLDTVQSPTVIAARQRIAKEATKISIMFEQLIEKIKTVWYTRVLGY, from the exons ATGCTGCAATCCAGGGCATTGGTGATAGCTCTGATTCTGCTCCTTAGCACCACTCTCCCCG AAGTGCAGTCAAAGTCCATCTTTGAGAAAGACCGTCGTGAGTTGCTGGCCATCCCTGAGACTATTGCATCTTACTTCTATGAAGCTGTGAACAAGGTGTCCCCTAAAGTCAGCCAGTTCTTGTTGGATACTGTCCAGAGTCCAACAGTTATTGCGGCCAG ACAGAGAATCGCCAAAGAAGCAACTAAAATCAGTATAATGTTTGAACAGCTGATTGAAAAAATAAAGACCGTGTGGTACACAAGAGTCCTAGGCTATTAG
- the GPR15 gene encoding G-protein coupled receptor 15, translated as MRTAGPETELAPLSSMTTVTFNYDYYYEDQCQYQHLQHMSTFLPILYSAVFLVGIIGNSILIAALIFKRRVQRLIDIFIINLATSDFIFLITLPFWVDMEVSDETWRVGSFLCKASSYVISVNMYCSILLLTCMSADRYLAIMHPCVARRIRTRSYFGGLCISVWVLSGCLGIPTLLSRELKTQYGKTYCTDKAVTEVKQIMSLMLLILAFFVPLLSILTFYCSITKRLCVHYQKAGKRDKKLRKSIKIVFIVVAAFVVSWVPYNLFKLMAILLRLLKQPSCFSGTVAQLGMKVSSPFAFANSCANPFIYFCFDSYIRRAMLQCLCPRVKMSSNSSDTLDTHLSHSLSSFVAGEYSTRKRKRSVSL; from the coding sequence ATGAGGACAGCTGGGCCAGAAACGGAACTTGCCCCGCTATCATCCATGACTACAGTCACTTTCAACTATGACTACTACTATGAAGACCAGTGCCAGTACCAGCACCTGCAACATATGTCTACTTTCCTGCCTATCCTTTATAGTGCCGTGTTCCTGGTGGGCATTATTGGCAACTCAATCCTGATAGCAGCCTTGATCTTCAAGCGGCGTGTCCAGAGGCTGATTGACATCTTTATCATCAACCTCGCTACATCTGACTTCATCTTCCTCATCACACTGCCTTTCTGGGTGGACATGGAGGTGTCAGACGAGACCTGGAGGGTAGGATCTTTCCTGTGCAAAGCTAGTTCCTATGTCATCTCAGTCAACATGTACTGCAGCATCCTGCTCCTCACCTGCATGAGTGCTGACCGGTACCTCGCAATCATGCACCCGTGTGTCGCACGACGGATCAGGACAAGATCCTATTTTGGAGGACTCTGCATCTCTGTCTGGGTATTATCCGGCTGCTTAGGGATTCCAACCCTGTTGTCCAGAGAACTGAAGACTCAATATGGAAAGACTTACTGCACGGACAAAGCTGTGACAGAAGTCAAACAGATCATGTCACTGATGCTTTTAATCCTGGCCTTCTTCGTCCCACTGTTGAGTATCTTAACCTTTTATTGCTCCATCACCAAGAGACTATGTGTGCACTATCAGAAGGCTGGAAAACGTGATAAAAAGCTGAGAAAATCCATCAAGATTGTCTTCATTGTAGTGGCAGCTTTTGTTGTCTCCTGGGTTCCTTACAATCTTTTCAAGCTTATGGCCATCCTTTTGCGGCTCCTGaagcagcccagctgcttttctggCACGGTTGCCCAGCTGGGCATGAAGGTGAGCAGCCCTTTTGCTTTTGCCAATAGCTGTGCCAACCCTTTCATTTACTTTTGCTTTGACAGCTACATCCGCAGAGCCATGCTCCAGTGCCTGTGTCCACGGGTGAAAATGAGCAGCAACAGCTCTGATACCCTGGACACCCACCTGAGCCATTCCTTATCCAGTTTTGTGGCAGGGGAATATTCCACGAGGAAGAGGAAGCGCTCTGTGTCCCTCTGA